A genomic region of Plasmodium relictum strain SGS1 genome assembly, contig: PRELSG_00_v1_432, whole genome shotgun sequence contains the following coding sequences:
- a CDS encoding fam-h protein — MNRKNNIILIPNFRIHPRYYSHVTKGFNGTHISTLEIYCKREKKNILYFLINFFIFTLSIWILQCSNNWDSCKSWNYKNKLNNTLNLVAKRSLAENDCAIKQKEGSSQCYNQKDMMTINLEQRNEQNEIEQNMNVEPECEIETKEKNKKEKFNRGILYKCKNNLKLASLLLSILLSLSSFSSYLVGMFTFTGIQEIELFLFASSFLIVSTILIYERIEIKYKNKF; from the exons atgaacaggaaaaataatattattcttattcCCAATTTTAGGATACATCCCAGATATTATTCCCATGTAACTAAAGGTTTTAATGGCACACATATTTCAACATTAGAAATATATTGTAAAAGggagaagaaaaatatattatattttcttataaatttttttatatttacccTTTCAATTTGGATATTACAATGTTCTAATAAT TGGGATTCTTGTAAATCAtggaattataaaaataaattaaataatacatTAAATTTAGTAGCTAAAAGATCATTAGCAGAAAATGATTGTGcaataaaacaaaaagaagGTTCTTCACAGTGCTACAACCAAAAAGATATGATGACAATAAATTTAGAACAAAGAAATGAGCAAAATGAAATAGAGCAAAATATGAATGTAGAACCAGAATGTGAAATAGAGacaaaagagaaaaataaaaaggaaaaatttaATAGGGGAATCTTGTATAAAtgcaaaaataatttaaaactaGCTTCCTTACTTCTTTCTATTCTCTTATCATtgtcttcattttcatcttaTTTAGTAGGTATGTTCACTTTTACTGGAATACAAGAAATcgaactttttttatttgcttcatcttttttaatagtttcaactattttaatatatgagagaattgaaataaaatataaaaataaattctaA